In Sedimentibacter sp. MB31-C6, one genomic interval encodes:
- a CDS encoding S66 peptidase family protein: MIFPNKLKKGDTIAIIAPSSPVTNKEADLCKNFVEDMGYKVKMGKCTYESIHGYSAGTGYRRAEDINEMFADKEVKAIWCIRGGDTSSHIMDKLDFEMIKNNPKIFVGYSDVTNLNVNFNQNCGFITFHGPMVKSNMLNAYDGFTKKSFEKVLNMQDEYILENPIGEDFKVMIDGTAEGTIIGGNLSLLVSMIGTPYEVDTKGKILFIEDVDENVRRLDRMMYQLKYSNKLEDATGIIFGDFTDCINEKDEDYTVIEMLKDVLEDYKKPVMYNVKSGHCFPMLTIPLGSNCFMDTKLKLIKFNI, from the coding sequence ATGATATTTCCGAACAAGTTGAAAAAGGGTGATACAATTGCAATTATTGCTCCTTCATCACCAGTGACTAATAAAGAAGCTGATTTATGCAAGAATTTTGTTGAAGACATGGGTTATAAAGTTAAAATGGGTAAATGTACATACGAATCTATCCATGGTTATTCTGCAGGAACAGGTTATAGACGTGCAGAGGATATTAATGAGATGTTTGCAGACAAAGAAGTTAAAGCAATATGGTGCATAAGAGGTGGAGATACAAGTTCACATATAATGGATAAACTAGATTTTGAAATGATAAAAAATAATCCTAAAATATTTGTCGGTTACAGCGATGTAACAAATCTTAATGTTAATTTTAATCAGAATTGTGGTTTTATAACATTTCATGGGCCGATGGTAAAATCAAATATGCTTAATGCTTATGATGGATTTACTAAGAAAAGTTTTGAGAAAGTTTTAAATATGCAGGACGAGTATATTTTAGAAAATCCAATAGGTGAGGATTTCAAGGTTATGATTGATGGTACCGCTGAAGGAACCATCATTGGTGGCAACTTATCATTACTTGTTTCAATGATAGGTACTCCGTATGAAGTAGATACAAAAGGTAAAATTTTATTTATTGAAGATGTTGATGAAAATGTTAGAAGACTTGACAGGATGATGTATCAACTAAAATATTCAAATAAACTTGAGGATGCCACTGGCATAATTTTTGGAGATTTTACTGATTGTATTAATGAAAAAGACGAAGACTATACAGTTATTGAGATGTTAAAAGATGTACTAGAAGATTATAAGAAGCCAGTTATGTATAACGTCAAATCAGGTCATTGTTTTCCCATGTTAACTATACCACTTGGATCTAACTGTTTTATGGATACCAAATTAAAGTTAATAAAATTCAACATTTAA
- a CDS encoding dicarboxylate/amino acid:cation symporter gives MSTSKKTVWENYRFSITLIIAIAVGSIIGLIFGEKATVLQPFGDIFLNLMFTAVTPLVFITIASAVGSMVNMKRLGKILGNMFLTFVVTGLIAAILILVVVNVFPPAQGVNLELGVTETELEELSLASQIVQALTVNDFAKLLSRSNMLPLIVFSILFGYCVSAVGGEDNIVARALEALSKVMMKFIGLIMLYAPIGLGAYFASLIGEFGPQLLGAYGRAMIVYYPLCIAYFFIAFAAYTYYAGGMLAVKIFFKNIIEPTVTSIATQSSIATMPVNLKAASRIGVPKDIREIILPIGATMHMDGTVLSSVLKIAFLFGIFGQEFTGIGTYFTAILLSILGGVVMSGVPGGGLIGEMLIVNIYGFPPEAFPIIATIGFLVDPPATCLNATGDTVVSMIVTRMVEGKGWMAKKLTAHEEI, from the coding sequence ATGAGTACATCGAAAAAAACAGTTTGGGAAAACTATCGTTTTTCAATTACATTAATTATAGCTATTGCTGTAGGAAGTATTATAGGACTTATATTCGGAGAAAAAGCAACTGTATTGCAACCTTTTGGCGATATATTTTTAAACTTGATGTTTACTGCTGTTACGCCTTTAGTTTTTATTACAATTGCAAGTGCTGTAGGAAGTATGGTAAACATGAAACGCCTTGGGAAAATATTAGGAAATATGTTTTTAACATTTGTGGTCACAGGGTTAATTGCAGCTATTTTAATTCTTGTTGTTGTTAATGTATTTCCTCCCGCACAAGGAGTTAATTTGGAATTAGGAGTAACAGAAACTGAATTGGAGGAGTTATCACTCGCAAGTCAAATTGTTCAGGCTTTAACTGTTAATGACTTCGCTAAATTGTTATCAAGGTCGAACATGTTGCCTCTAATAGTATTTTCAATTTTATTCGGTTATTGTGTTAGTGCAGTAGGAGGAGAGGACAATATTGTTGCAAGAGCATTAGAAGCTTTATCAAAAGTTATGATGAAATTTATAGGATTAATAATGCTGTATGCCCCAATAGGTTTGGGTGCTTACTTTGCTAGTTTAATAGGTGAATTTGGACCTCAGTTGTTAGGAGCCTATGGAAGAGCAATGATTGTTTATTATCCATTATGTATTGCTTATTTCTTTATTGCATTTGCAGCATATACATATTATGCAGGAGGAATGCTTGCCGTAAAAATATTCTTTAAAAATATTATAGAACCTACAGTTACTTCAATTGCAACTCAAAGTTCAATAGCTACAATGCCTGTTAACCTAAAAGCTGCTTCTCGTATAGGAGTTCCAAAAGATATTCGTGAAATTATACTACCAATAGGTGCTACAATGCACATGGATGGAACAGTTCTTTCATCAGTACTAAAAATTGCGTTTTTATTTGGAATTTTTGGTCAAGAGTTTACAGGCATAGGAACATATTTTACGGCTATTTTGTTATCAATCTTGGGAGGAGTTGTAATGTCAGGAGTACCTGGTGGAGGACTTATAGGAGAAATGCTAATAGTTAATATTTATGGATTCCCACCAGAAGCATTTCCAATTATTGCAACTATAGGTTTCTTGGTAGATCCACCTGCAACTTGTTTAAATGCTACAGGGGATACTGTAGTTTCTATGATAGTAACACGTATGGTAGAAGGCAAAGGTTGGATGGCTAAAAAACTAACAGCACACGAAGAGATATAA
- a CDS encoding B12-binding domain-containing radical SAM protein, with protein MKKILLIQPSPYDQNHMPIKKKRLYFVGLAMPLLAAMMPEDWETEIILEIMEDIPWDTDADIIGISSMGHGVIRSLDIAKEFKEKGKTVILGGYMVSIMAEEATKYCDAVVVGDAELVWKDLLEDYTKGTLKKIYEKNLEKGTLSTPLPRFDLIIHKNIGDFLPVQAGRGCPNTCSFCSVACLYKGHYIKKPLEEVVRDIKQIKNLGFKKFLLLDDNTFSDREYLHKLLEEIKKLNMEWMSQCDIRIGKENKLLKELAESGCTTLSFGLESISRESLVGMNKSWANPAMYPELIENIQSHGIDVSTEMVVGGDGDTLKSIKMTKTFIEENKISVPRFYILTPIPGTKFFKEIKAEGRLVNDNIYSFDGTQAVHIPKNMTPQELTQAYWDLYKSLFTYKSIIKRNILRKEFLKKPGKYLFYSIVNLFYKYQIKRRITPNIF; from the coding sequence ATGAAAAAAATATTGCTCATACAACCAAGTCCATACGACCAAAATCACATGCCAATTAAGAAGAAAAGGTTGTATTTTGTAGGTCTTGCCATGCCCCTTTTAGCAGCTATGATGCCTGAAGATTGGGAAACAGAAATAATACTTGAAATAATGGAGGACATACCTTGGGACACTGACGCTGATATAATTGGAATTAGCTCTATGGGTCATGGTGTTATAAGGTCCTTAGATATTGCAAAAGAATTTAAGGAAAAAGGCAAGACAGTAATTTTAGGAGGTTACATGGTCAGCATTATGGCTGAGGAAGCAACAAAATATTGTGATGCTGTGGTAGTTGGTGATGCTGAGCTTGTTTGGAAGGATCTTTTGGAGGATTATACAAAAGGTACTCTTAAAAAAATATATGAAAAGAATTTAGAAAAGGGGACTTTGTCCACACCTTTGCCAAGATTTGATTTAATTATCCACAAAAATATAGGAGATTTCCTCCCTGTTCAAGCAGGAAGGGGCTGTCCTAACACTTGTAGCTTCTGTTCAGTTGCCTGTTTATACAAAGGACATTATATTAAAAAACCTCTTGAAGAAGTTGTAAGAGATATAAAACAAATTAAGAATCTTGGATTTAAAAAATTCCTTCTGTTGGATGATAATACTTTTTCTGACAGAGAATATTTGCATAAATTGTTAGAAGAAATAAAGAAACTTAATATGGAATGGATGAGCCAGTGTGACATCAGAATAGGAAAAGAAAATAAGTTATTAAAAGAATTAGCTGAAAGTGGCTGCACTACTTTGAGTTTTGGCTTGGAAAGTATATCACGAGAAAGTTTAGTAGGAATGAACAAAAGTTGGGCTAATCCTGCTATGTATCCTGAGCTAATTGAAAATATTCAATCTCATGGAATTGATGTTTCCACTGAAATGGTTGTTGGAGGAGATGGAGACACTCTGAAGTCTATAAAAATGACAAAAACATTTATAGAAGAAAACAAAATTTCTGTTCCGCGATTTTACATTTTAACGCCTATTCCTGGAACTAAGTTTTTTAAAGAGATCAAAGCTGAAGGAAGACTGGTTAATGACAATATTTATTCTTTTGACGGAACTCAGGCTGTTCATATACCGAAAAATATGACTCCTCAAGAACTTACTCAAGCTTATTGGGACTTATACAAATCATTATTTACTTATAAATCAATTATTAAAAGAAATATTTTAAGAAAAGAGTTTTTAAAGAAACCAGGCAAGTATTTGTTTTATAGTATCGTTAATTTGTTTTACAAATATCAGATTAAGCGAAGAATCACGCCAAATATATTTTAA
- a CDS encoding B12-binding domain-containing radical SAM protein, whose amino-acid sequence MKVILIRPRPHKETIGLQHVMICEPLEFEYLISNIPNHIKNDIHIKMIDLIVEKKNYKDILINEKPDFVLFTGYITHVGIIKDLAKKAKEIFHNVITGVGGVHAEVVPNDFNSDFIDFIYNKNGIDGFNLTLEMLLEHFDVNKINEQLNTYNFKNDNFKYNYPDRKSVSKYRSHYYYMFHSPCALIKTSFGCPYNCSFCFCKEITKGKYFSRDMEDVINELKTIEEKEIYIVDDDFLFDRNKLRHFIDLVKDNNIQKNFLVYGRADFITENADIIAELKSIGLQAVIVGIESVRASDLQAYNKKTTKEINEKCIKILKDLDIELYATLIIPLDFTITDFAELTSWLKKLNVRFVNLQPLTPLPGTEIFNSYTSELIVERNSYEVWDMAHVVLNPKFMSIRRFYYELLKAYYKVIMRPSHLTVLIKKYGLKANLKMLAGSSFVSMQYIHKIVRGR is encoded by the coding sequence ATGAAAGTAATATTAATAAGACCACGACCTCACAAGGAAACCATTGGACTGCAACATGTTATGATATGTGAACCCTTGGAATTTGAATACTTAATTTCTAATATACCGAACCATATTAAAAATGATATTCATATAAAAATGATTGATCTAATAGTTGAAAAGAAAAACTATAAAGATATATTAATTAATGAAAAGCCAGATTTTGTTTTATTCACCGGTTATATAACTCATGTTGGAATTATAAAAGATTTAGCTAAGAAAGCAAAAGAGATTTTCCATAATGTGATAACGGGAGTTGGTGGAGTTCATGCGGAAGTTGTTCCTAATGATTTTAATTCTGATTTTATTGACTTTATTTATAATAAAAATGGAATCGATGGATTTAATTTAACATTAGAAATGTTACTTGAACATTTCGATGTAAATAAAATAAATGAACAATTGAATACTTACAATTTCAAGAATGACAATTTTAAGTATAATTATCCTGATAGAAAATCTGTTTCTAAATATAGAAGTCATTATTACTACATGTTCCACAGCCCTTGCGCTTTAATTAAAACTTCCTTTGGCTGTCCATATAACTGCTCTTTTTGTTTTTGCAAAGAAATTACAAAGGGCAAGTACTTTTCTAGAGATATGGAAGATGTTATTAATGAACTAAAAACCATTGAAGAAAAAGAAATCTATATTGTTGATGATGATTTTTTATTTGACAGAAACAAGCTTAGACATTTTATAGATTTAGTTAAGGACAATAATATCCAAAAAAATTTCCTAGTTTACGGCAGAGCTGATTTTATTACAGAAAACGCTGATATTATAGCTGAATTAAAAAGCATTGGTTTGCAGGCTGTTATAGTGGGAATAGAATCTGTAAGAGCAAGTGATTTGCAAGCCTATAACAAAAAAACCACCAAAGAAATTAATGAAAAATGCATAAAAATATTAAAGGATTTGGATATTGAACTATATGCAACATTGATTATTCCTCTAGATTTTACTATTACAGATTTTGCTGAATTAACCAGTTGGCTAAAAAAACTTAATGTAAGATTTGTAAATCTTCAGCCACTTACCCCTTTGCCAGGTACAGAAATCTTCAATTCATATACATCTGAATTGATAGTTGAAAGAAATAGCTATGAGGTTTGGGATATGGCTCATGTAGTGTTAAATCCAAAATTCATGAGCATAAGAAGATTCTATTACGAATTGCTAAAGGCTTATTACAAGGTAATTATGAGACCTAGCCACTTAACTGTGTTAATAAAGAAATACGGATTAAAAGCCAATTTAAAAATGCTTGCAGGCAGCAGTTTTGTAAGCATGCAGTATATACATAAGATTGTGAGGGGACGCTAA
- a CDS encoding class I SAM-dependent DNA methyltransferase translates to MKSTIWNFWAKRYDKLWVQKYSLKPTRNYILKAMNEIMVKEHTKVLDLGCGPGQLINELSRKYNNLDIMGIDFSEKMLEVSKSRNPLASHIKLDVSELYKLKEKFNIIVCTHSLPYYKEPNKVMRELSKLLKDGGRIFLGFASGNNFYDKFALSFVKLTTGPATYPSHKEFEYLISPYFQIENVKVIKEKFYMPRIAIYTLKKVNQ, encoded by the coding sequence ATGAAATCAACTATATGGAATTTTTGGGCTAAGAGATATGACAAGCTTTGGGTTCAGAAATACTCCTTAAAACCAACAAGAAATTATATATTAAAAGCAATGAATGAAATAATGGTAAAAGAACATACAAAGGTACTGGATTTAGGATGCGGTCCTGGTCAACTTATTAATGAATTGTCTAGGAAATATAATAATCTTGATATTATGGGAATAGATTTCTCAGAAAAAATGCTGGAGGTTTCCAAGTCAAGAAATCCCCTTGCTAGTCATATAAAGTTAGATGTTTCAGAATTATATAAATTAAAGGAAAAATTCAATATAATTGTCTGTACTCATTCGCTTCCCTACTACAAAGAACCTAATAAAGTTATGAGAGAATTAAGTAAATTATTAAAGGACGGTGGTAGAATTTTCTTGGGATTTGCAAGTGGTAATAATTTCTACGATAAATTTGCTTTAAGTTTTGTTAAACTGACAACGGGTCCCGCTACGTATCCATCACATAAAGAATTTGAATATTTAATATCTCCATATTTTCAAATAGAAAATGTAAAGGTTATTAAGGAAAAATTCTACATGCCTAGAATTGCAATATACACTTTAAAGAAGGTAAATCAATGA
- a CDS encoding B12-binding domain-containing radical SAM protein, producing the protein MIVFLKKVRIKTVFSIFEPIVTEPLELCYLKSVLNNMDIESYIIDKQFGLKEPLNVIPSAVVLTGYNVAENEIIKEAGIYKTKYPKAKIIVGGVHAQINFKEFLTKEIDYICHTQSLNTFKELIKNIMNGDDSIVEGVNLFHKSAVHEHENTIPDRTLFYKMPHMFRYLEKKNVALIKGSTSCPYNCSYCFCKLLNYSYYIKADYKRMIQEMESIQANYFWIIDDVLFTDRIGALEFIGIIKKKELNLKIIGYLRADFILREKDLLPALRKAGLTEVIVGFEATNNEELKGYEKTTNALNYPEVISLLKENNIDLTALFMVKPDYRIKDFKNLYKFLKNNKIEVYTISILTPIKGTIDYELLKKKLTTLDPRKFDFLHLVLKPNLPKWMFYLLFYSVHARLLKSKRVWKYLLNSITNRMENI; encoded by the coding sequence ATGATTGTATTTTTAAAGAAAGTAAGAATCAAGACTGTTTTTTCCATTTTTGAACCAATTGTAACTGAACCTCTAGAACTGTGTTATTTGAAGTCCGTATTAAATAACATGGATATAGAAAGTTATATAATTGATAAACAGTTTGGTTTAAAGGAACCTTTAAATGTAATACCCAGTGCAGTAGTGCTAACAGGGTACAATGTTGCTGAAAATGAAATTATTAAGGAAGCAGGCATTTATAAAACCAAGTATCCCAAAGCTAAAATAATTGTAGGAGGGGTCCATGCCCAAATAAACTTTAAAGAATTTCTAACAAAAGAAATTGATTATATATGTCATACACAAAGTTTAAATACTTTTAAAGAGTTAATAAAAAATATCATGAATGGCGATGATAGTATAGTTGAAGGTGTAAATTTATTTCATAAATCAGCTGTACACGAACATGAAAATACAATTCCAGACAGAACCTTATTTTATAAAATGCCACATATGTTTCGTTATCTAGAGAAGAAAAATGTTGCTTTAATTAAAGGAAGCACAAGCTGTCCCTATAATTGCTCTTATTGCTTTTGCAAACTCTTAAACTACAGCTATTATATAAAAGCCGATTATAAAAGAATGATTCAAGAAATGGAAAGTATTCAGGCGAATTATTTTTGGATAATTGATGATGTACTTTTTACCGACAGAATAGGTGCGTTGGAGTTTATTGGTATAATTAAAAAGAAAGAATTAAATTTAAAAATTATCGGATATTTGAGAGCTGATTTCATTTTAAGGGAAAAAGATCTACTTCCTGCCTTAAGGAAAGCAGGTTTAACTGAGGTTATTGTAGGTTTTGAAGCTACCAACAATGAAGAATTGAAGGGTTACGAAAAAACAACAAATGCACTTAACTATCCTGAAGTCATATCCTTACTTAAGGAAAATAATATTGATTTAACAGCTTTATTTATGGTTAAGCCTGATTATAGAATAAAAGATTTTAAAAACTTATATAAATTTTTAAAGAATAACAAAATAGAGGTTTATACAATTTCAATTTTAACTCCTATAAAAGGGACAATAGATTACGAATTATTAAAAAAGAAATTAACTACACTGGATCCAAGAAAATTTGATTTTCTTCACTTAGTTTTAAAACCAAACTTGCCTAAATGGATGTTTTATTTGCTTTTTTATAGTGTCCATGCAAGGCTGTTGAAATCTAAGAGAGTTTGGAAATACCTATTGAACAGTATAACCAATAGAATGGAGAACATATGA
- a CDS encoding transposase, with product MSIKYSQLTLAENFSECQDLLTSDTSTFFSLLEEHINLCDFIPVEFYCAFHLSIGRKRDYPLKGFLSALILQKILTIPTDALLINLLSLCRELRDFCGFTKVPDAPMFTRFKQTFIPQLELMFSKMVDYTEPICQAIDSTLASIITLDTSGIELYVKENNPKYLNTLIRQLKTYYKNNLNVDPYKMAYGLMPSQATSSPDAKQMYINGHFCYADKFAIITNGLGLVRNIAFLDDDFKQKHQDIEIDKKSDSPDEDKSIGDSSALKPVLQDFFELHPDFHPSTFLGDSAFDTIETYTFLKDEFNFKKAIIPYNTRNESTLKKVGYNEYGYPLCPNDSSLVMKYCGPCREKGRADRIKWICPKVHMERGQFVCNCDNPCSTAKKGRTTYTYENMSFRMFPGLQRDSDEWNELYKIRTVVERAINHFKMNMCIAGRKSRDHLTTKADVLIAGIASQFTAIIAHRLSCPQYLRSLKPLIA from the coding sequence ATGTCTATTAAATACTCTCAGCTAACACTTGCTGAAAATTTCAGTGAATGTCAAGATTTACTAACATCTGACACATCTACATTCTTCTCACTATTAGAAGAACATATTAATTTATGTGATTTCATACCAGTGGAATTTTACTGTGCTTTCCACTTATCAATAGGCAGAAAAAGGGATTATCCTTTAAAAGGATTTTTATCTGCTTTAATATTGCAGAAGATATTAACCATTCCTACTGATGCTTTACTTATCAATTTACTTTCTTTATGTCGCGAATTGCGTGATTTCTGTGGTTTTACAAAAGTGCCTGACGCCCCTATGTTTACACGTTTTAAACAGACCTTTATACCTCAATTAGAGCTTATGTTCTCTAAAATGGTTGACTATACTGAACCTATCTGTCAAGCTATCGATTCTACCCTTGCTTCAATTATTACACTTGATACTTCCGGAATTGAATTATATGTTAAAGAAAACAATCCTAAGTATTTGAATACTCTCATTAGACAGCTTAAAACTTACTATAAGAATAATCTTAACGTTGATCCATACAAAATGGCTTATGGTCTAATGCCTTCTCAAGCTACATCTTCTCCTGATGCTAAACAGATGTACATTAATGGTCATTTCTGTTATGCCGACAAATTTGCTATTATCACCAATGGTTTAGGACTTGTGCGTAATATTGCTTTCTTGGATGATGACTTCAAACAAAAGCATCAAGATATTGAAATTGACAAGAAATCCGATTCCCCTGACGAGGATAAATCAATCGGTGATTCTTCTGCATTAAAACCGGTTTTACAAGACTTCTTTGAACTTCATCCTGATTTTCACCCATCGACTTTTCTTGGAGATTCCGCCTTTGATACTATTGAAACCTATACTTTTTTAAAAGATGAATTTAATTTTAAAAAAGCAATTATCCCTTACAATACAAGGAATGAAAGTACTCTTAAAAAAGTTGGTTACAATGAATATGGTTATCCATTATGTCCAAATGACTCCTCTTTGGTTATGAAATATTGTGGGCCTTGCCGTGAAAAGGGTCGTGCCGACCGTATAAAATGGATATGCCCTAAAGTTCATATGGAAAGAGGTCAATTTGTTTGTAATTGTGACAATCCGTGCAGCACTGCCAAAAAAGGTAGAACTACTTACACTTATGAAAATATGAGTTTTCGTATGTTTCCAGGCTTACAACGTGATTCTGATGAATGGAATGAGTTGTATAAAATACGTACTGTTGTAGAAAGAGCCATTAACCATTTTAAAATGAACATGTGCATAGCCGGAAGAAAATCTCGTGACCATCTTACTACTAAAGCTGATGTGCTTATTGCAGGAATTGCTAGTCAATTCACAGCAATTATCGCACACAGATTAAGTTGTCCACAGTATCTTAGAAGTCTTAAACCACTAATTGCATAA
- a CDS encoding glycine betaine ABC transporter substrate-binding protein: protein MKKFFTLMLAILMMVSIITGCSNEASVSKEPVNIIVTDNGWDSQKLHNEIAKVIVEHGYDGYTFETSSASSTMNWQAIITGDVDLDIESWTDNVASYPEDVANGDIIDVGILVPDSAQGLYVPRYVIEGDVERGIEPMAPDLKTVEDLKKYPDVFPDYEDKTKGRIYGSIPGWMADEVLYKKYEYYGLDEMFNYARLGSEATLFASLVSSYNIGEAWVGYCYEPTWVSGKLDLVLLEDAPYDVDVFMDGKCEFPKQELKIVSSNKFAEKAPDLLEFFKKYETGSQLIADALAYLDETQASHEETAKWLLKENDYLLDEWLPEENAEKVQAYLNE, encoded by the coding sequence ATGAAGAAATTTTTTACATTAATGTTAGCCATCCTAATGATGGTTTCTATAATTACGGGATGCAGTAATGAAGCATCAGTTTCAAAAGAACCTGTTAATATTATTGTAACAGATAATGGGTGGGACAGTCAAAAACTGCACAATGAAATCGCTAAAGTAATAGTTGAACATGGCTATGATGGTTATACTTTTGAGACATCATCAGCTTCATCTACTATGAACTGGCAAGCTATAATAACAGGCGACGTTGATTTAGATATTGAAAGTTGGACAGACAATGTGGCAAGTTATCCGGAAGATGTGGCTAATGGAGATATTATTGATGTTGGCATATTAGTTCCAGACAGTGCACAAGGTCTTTATGTACCGCGATATGTAATTGAAGGTGATGTTGAAAGAGGTATAGAACCTATGGCACCAGATTTAAAAACCGTTGAGGACTTGAAGAAGTATCCAGACGTATTCCCTGATTATGAAGATAAAACAAAAGGTCGGATATATGGTTCTATACCTGGATGGATGGCAGATGAAGTTTTGTATAAAAAATACGAATATTATGGTTTAGATGAAATGTTTAACTATGCAAGATTAGGTAGTGAAGCAACCTTATTTGCATCATTAGTATCTTCTTATAACATAGGAGAAGCATGGGTTGGATACTGTTATGAACCTACATGGGTAAGCGGAAAGTTAGACTTAGTTTTGTTGGAAGATGCTCCATATGATGTTGATGTTTTTATGGATGGAAAATGTGAGTTTCCAAAACAAGAATTAAAAATAGTAAGTAGTAATAAGTTTGCGGAGAAAGCTCCTGATTTGCTTGAATTTTTTAAGAAATATGAAACAGGAAGTCAATTAATAGCTGATGCGCTTGCATATCTTGATGAAACACAAGCAAGTCATGAAGAAACAGCAAAATGGTTACTTAAAGAAAACGATTATTTATTAGATGAATGGTTGCCTGAAGAAAACGCAGAAAAGGTACAAGCCTATTTGAATGAATAA
- a CDS encoding ABC transporter permease → MNNIFSFPQSLQFKIGTVIDDVVKQFSRDYKEILDAIRSVAIEGVQGINWLLTSIPWFILILLVIFLGYKVSKKIKVGLLYGALLFFIGSAGMWEHMIETVSIVTAAVIISLVLGFPLGILIAMSKRAESIIRPILDLMQTMPAFVYLVPAVMLFNLGIMPALLATIIYSIVPMIRLTSHGIMYVDKEVKEAAIAFGSTKIQALIKVQIPQAIPTIMTGVNQTIMMAMSMVVTCAIIGAEGLGLDILIATNRVEMGKALLPGIAIVIIAIIFDRLTQGFIKKKEVSD, encoded by the coding sequence ATGAATAATATTTTCTCATTTCCTCAGTCACTGCAGTTTAAAATAGGTACAGTAATTGATGATGTTGTAAAGCAGTTTAGCAGAGATTACAAGGAGATACTGGATGCTATTAGGTCTGTGGCAATTGAAGGTGTACAAGGAATCAATTGGTTGCTTACTTCTATTCCATGGTTTATATTAATATTATTAGTAATATTTTTAGGATATAAGGTTAGTAAGAAAATCAAGGTAGGTTTGTTATACGGTGCATTGTTGTTTTTCATTGGATCAGCAGGAATGTGGGAACATATGATTGAAACAGTAAGTATAGTAACAGCAGCAGTAATTATTTCGCTAGTATTAGGGTTTCCTCTTGGAATACTTATAGCTATGAGTAAACGTGCAGAAAGCATTATACGACCAATTTTAGATTTGATGCAGACTATGCCTGCATTTGTTTATCTTGTTCCTGCTGTAATGTTGTTTAACCTTGGTATTATGCCTGCTCTTTTGGCAACAATTATTTATTCAATTGTGCCTATGATACGCTTGACAAGTCATGGAATAATGTATGTAGACAAAGAAGTGAAAGAAGCTGCAATAGCTTTTGGCTCTACAAAAATTCAGGCTCTTATAAAAGTCCAGATTCCACAGGCAATTCCTACAATCATGACAGGAGTGAATCAAACAATTATGATGGCAATGTCAATGGTTGTAACATGTGCAATTATAGGTGCGGAAGGTCTTGGATTAGATATATTGATTGCTACTAATCGTGTGGAAATGGGTAAAGCATTGTTGCCTGGCATAGCAATAGTTATTATAGCAATAATTTTTGATCGCCTCACACAAGGATTTATTAAGAAAAAAGAGGTGAGCGATTAA